In Balaenoptera musculus isolate JJ_BM4_2016_0621 chromosome 19, mBalMus1.pri.v3, whole genome shotgun sequence, one genomic interval encodes:
- the LOC118884971 gene encoding LOW QUALITY PROTEIN: metallothionein-4-like (The sequence of the model RefSeq protein was modified relative to this genomic sequence to represent the inferred CDS: deleted 1 base in 1 codon) encodes MDPGECTCMSGGICICGDNCKCTTCSCKTCRKSCCSCCPPGCTKCAQGCICKGASDKCSCCP; translated from the exons ATGGACCCTGGGGAATGCACCTGCATGTCTG GAGGAATCTGCATCTGCGGAGACAACTGCAAATGCACAACCTGCAGCTGTAAAACATGTCGAAAAA GCTGCTGCTCC TGCTGCCCACCGGGCTGCACCAAGTGTGCCCAGGGCTGCATCTGCAAAGGGGCCTCGGACAAGTGCAGCTGCTGCCCCTGA